The following proteins come from a genomic window of Hymenobacter canadensis:
- the pyrE gene encoding orotate phosphoribosyltransferase — MTSTQPTQPTPFTPETLEQQLLQEDALLRGHFRLSSGLHSDTYVQCARFLRRPDLAAPAAAELARRIQEAGLQPDVVVGPAMGGVVIGYELARQLGVPGIFTERDETGQMTLRRGFTIEPGQKIIIAEDVVTTGKSTNEVARLLEGLGAKVLAVASLIDRTSGKAGLSFPNFALLPVTAATYAPDECPLCRAGIPVVKPGSRPDKAFS; from the coding sequence TTGACTTCCACCCAACCCACCCAACCCACCCCCTTCACCCCCGAAACCCTGGAGCAGCAGCTGTTGCAGGAAGATGCGCTGCTGCGCGGGCACTTCCGGCTGTCCTCGGGTCTGCATTCCGATACCTACGTGCAGTGCGCCCGGTTCCTGCGCCGCCCCGATCTGGCCGCGCCGGCCGCGGCCGAGCTGGCCCGCCGGATTCAGGAGGCCGGTTTGCAGCCCGATGTGGTGGTAGGCCCGGCCATGGGCGGCGTGGTGATTGGCTACGAGCTGGCCCGGCAGCTGGGTGTGCCCGGCATCTTTACGGAGCGCGACGAAACCGGCCAGATGACCCTGCGGCGCGGCTTTACCATCGAGCCCGGCCAGAAAATTATCATTGCTGAGGACGTGGTAACTACCGGCAAGAGCACCAATGAAGTAGCGCGGCTGCTGGAAGGACTGGGGGCAAAAGTTTTGGCCGTGGCCAGTTTAATTGACCGCACTAGTGGGAAAGCTGGCCTTTCTTTTCCGAACTTTGCCTTGCTGCCGGTCACGGCGGCTACCTACGCACCCGATGAGTGCCCGCTGTGCCGGGCAGGTATTCCGGTGGTAAAACCGGGCAGTCGGCCCGATAAAGCGTTTTCTTAA
- the pyrF gene encoding orotidine-5'-phosphate decarboxylase: MQKLLNRVQAANSLLCVGLDPVGDDAQVARRLAEVIDQTSEYAAAFKPNLAFFLSRENGVQLLRETVQRVPDGIPVILDGKFGDIANTADHYARFAYDVIGADGVTVNPYMGDDAIVPFARPGKLVFVLAKTSNKPAHSLQDVALTRGGSLSDCAATIARKLDEAHGGIGLVVGATNAEAVARLRALCPEQWFLVPGVGAQGGDLAATLRSGLRPDGSGLLINTSRAIWQAEDAAAAARELVEQMNQLRPVTV, from the coding sequence ATGCAAAAACTTCTCAACCGCGTTCAGGCGGCCAACAGCCTGCTTTGTGTGGGCCTCGACCCGGTAGGCGACGATGCGCAAGTAGCGCGCCGGCTAGCTGAAGTCATCGACCAGACCAGCGAATACGCCGCCGCCTTCAAGCCCAATCTGGCCTTTTTCCTGAGCCGGGAAAACGGCGTACAGCTGCTGCGCGAAACCGTGCAGCGCGTGCCGGACGGTATTCCGGTGATTCTGGATGGCAAGTTCGGCGACATTGCCAACACCGCCGACCACTACGCCCGCTTCGCCTACGACGTCATCGGGGCCGACGGTGTGACGGTGAACCCTTACATGGGCGACGACGCCATTGTGCCCTTTGCCCGTCCCGGTAAGCTGGTGTTCGTGCTGGCTAAAACCTCGAACAAGCCAGCGCACTCTTTGCAGGATGTGGCCCTCACCCGCGGCGGCAGCCTGTCGGATTGCGCGGCTACTATTGCCCGCAAGCTCGATGAAGCACACGGCGGCATCGGGTTGGTGGTAGGTGCCACCAACGCCGAGGCTGTGGCCCGCCTGCGCGCCCTCTGCCCCGAGCAGTGGTTCCTGGTGCCCGGCGTAGGTGCCCAGGGCGGCGACCTGGCCGCCACCCTCCGCTCCGGCCTTCGCCCTGATGGCTCCGGTCTGCTCATCAACACCTCCCGCGCCATCTGGCAGGCCGAAGATGCCGCCGCTGCCGCCCGGGAGCTGGTGGAGCAGATGAATCAGCTGCGGCCGGTGACGGTGTAA
- a CDS encoding dihydroorotate dehydrogenase, translating into MQLGQLTLRNPVCLSAAAWQLEGTGYERLGAIFTRTVTMEPQPGLYEEGIWQVNEQTLLNATHMRTESAEILVQEHLPNLRRYGVPVFVSITAPGIPGFRKIARFLARETAGLIAGVEVYIAQPDAGKGEELTAQFVRDATQAVRNELGPTAAVVVKLPPWPEHIRGLALGAQEGGADALAATNLLKALHLPEDATAAPMVGGLSGEALRPVALRCVWELAHDERITLPIFGTGGVFTASHVTDYLRCGASAVQIASGEWLEPGLAARLAAECSQLVSINQ; encoded by the coding sequence ATGCAACTCGGACAACTCACATTGCGCAATCCGGTATGTCTGTCGGCCGCCGCCTGGCAGTTGGAAGGCACGGGCTACGAGCGGCTGGGCGCCATCTTCACCCGCACCGTCACGATGGAGCCCCAGCCCGGGCTCTATGAGGAGGGCATCTGGCAGGTGAACGAGCAGACCCTGCTCAACGCCACCCACATGCGCACCGAAAGCGCCGAGATTTTGGTGCAGGAGCACTTGCCCAACCTGCGCCGCTACGGCGTACCGGTGTTCGTGAGCATCACGGCCCCCGGCATCCCCGGCTTCCGCAAGATTGCCCGCTTCCTGGCCCGCGAAACCGCCGGCCTGATTGCCGGCGTGGAAGTGTACATCGCCCAGCCCGACGCCGGGAAAGGGGAGGAACTGACCGCGCAGTTTGTGCGCGACGCCACCCAGGCAGTGCGCAACGAGCTAGGACCCACGGCCGCCGTGGTAGTAAAGCTACCGCCGTGGCCCGAGCACATCCGGGGCTTGGCGCTGGGGGCGCAGGAAGGCGGGGCCGATGCCCTGGCCGCAACCAACCTGCTCAAAGCCCTGCACCTGCCCGAAGATGCTACGGCCGCGCCGATGGTCGGGGGCCTGTCAGGCGAGGCGCTGCGCCCCGTGGCCCTGCGCTGCGTGTGGGAGCTGGCCCATGATGAGCGGATTACGCTGCCCATTTTCGGGACGGGCGGCGTGTTTACGGCCAGCCACGTGACGGACTACCTGCGCTGCGGGGCCTCCGCCGTGCAGATTGCCAGCGGCGAGTGGCTGGAGCCCGGCCTGGCGGCCCGCCTGGCCGCTGAGTGCAGTCAATTGGTGTCCATAAATCAATAA
- a CDS encoding DUF4468 domain-containing protein, protein MKKSVLMFLLGGLLAMSQAAQAQDGQVGYSERVPDDSSDKVVLYKRATDWVENHFTYVPKAITRTDTAKGEMRVEGTAMVKTTTPSGQLKERPVRFEFVFHALPTGYDYSVGGFQVVPDASKPNDTVNFDEFVAQLATERTNDRTHNDRRVTAQATSLASEIAMSFRSFMNSRPAEGAVE, encoded by the coding sequence ATGAAAAAATCGGTACTCATGTTTCTACTGGGCGGACTACTGGCAATGAGCCAGGCCGCGCAGGCGCAGGATGGCCAGGTTGGTTACAGCGAGCGGGTTCCTGATGATAGTTCAGATAAAGTAGTCTTATACAAAAGAGCCACTGATTGGGTGGAAAACCACTTCACGTACGTACCCAAAGCCATAACACGCACAGATACAGCCAAAGGTGAAATGCGCGTGGAGGGCACGGCAATGGTAAAAACTACTACCCCGTCTGGCCAGTTGAAAGAGCGGCCCGTACGCTTTGAGTTTGTCTTCCATGCGCTGCCAACCGGCTACGACTACAGCGTAGGCGGTTTTCAGGTGGTGCCTGATGCCAGCAAACCCAATGACACCGTGAATTTCGACGAGTTTGTGGCGCAGCTAGCCACCGAGCGCACCAACGACCGTACGCACAACGACCGCCGCGTAACGGCTCAGGCAACCTCCCTGGCCAGCGAAATTGCTATGTCTTTCCGCTCATTTATGAATAGCCGGCCTGCTGAGGGTGCCGTAGAGTAA
- a CDS encoding lysophospholipid acyltransferase family protein has protein sequence MELQPHSSLFPAPLRRSREFLRPVWEQLVQLRKLQDLYAQSSHLNGLDFVAQLLRHLHISVRYDAAELRRLPATAFVAIANHPCGLLDGLVLLHVLGQARPQLRAVASELLAPLLPQLAQQLVLVSPERQAAGRNVPGVRQMLRHLHNDVPLLLFPAGEVAHRSHLFRPAHDSAWNPTAGRLLALARVPVVPVWLSGQNSATFSVLGLLHPLLRTARLPAELLNKRGQTIQVRIGQPVAPAELGRLPLAEQLPYLRARVYGLGSAPERRFAALLPPLPLPPVLAETPAGLLEADIAALRPGRCLVRHGRWEVYLGKKAELPHVLREIGRLRELTFRREGEGTQQPTDLDHYDDYYRHLFLYDRENRQLVGAYRLGLGRAILRQHGRRGFYLHSLFRLKKELIPVLRQSLELGRSFVRAEYQRQPLPLALLWKGIAEYLANHPEYQYLLGPVSISNRFSMVSKAVMVEYLQRHCFDTQLAAHVRPRKEFRYRPLDDASGPTRLQAGLNDLQQLQQLVCGLEPGGSGVPVLLRQYLKQNARLLGFNIDPRFSNTLDGLLLLDARELPARTHRLLGRY, from the coding sequence ATGGAATTACAGCCCCATTCCTCCCTGTTTCCGGCACCTCTGCGCCGCTCACGTGAATTTCTGCGTCCTGTATGGGAGCAGCTGGTGCAGCTGCGCAAGCTGCAGGACCTCTACGCGCAGAGCAGCCACCTCAATGGGCTGGACTTTGTAGCGCAGCTGCTGCGGCATCTGCACATCAGCGTGCGCTACGATGCCGCCGAGCTGCGCCGGCTGCCGGCCACGGCCTTCGTGGCCATTGCTAACCATCCGTGCGGCCTGCTCGATGGGTTGGTGCTGCTCCATGTGCTGGGGCAGGCGCGGCCACAGCTGCGGGCTGTGGCCAGCGAACTGCTGGCCCCGCTGCTGCCCCAGCTGGCCCAGCAATTGGTGCTGGTGAGCCCGGAGCGCCAGGCAGCTGGCCGCAACGTGCCCGGTGTGCGCCAGATGCTGCGCCACCTGCACAACGATGTGCCCCTGCTCCTGTTTCCGGCCGGCGAGGTGGCCCACCGGTCCCATCTGTTTCGGCCGGCCCACGACTCGGCCTGGAACCCTACGGCTGGCCGGCTGCTGGCTTTGGCGCGGGTGCCGGTGGTGCCGGTGTGGCTGAGCGGGCAGAACAGCGCCACTTTCAGTGTGCTGGGGCTGTTGCATCCGCTGTTGCGCACGGCCCGGCTGCCCGCCGAACTGCTCAACAAGCGCGGCCAGACCATTCAGGTCCGGATTGGCCAGCCGGTGGCGCCAGCTGAGCTGGGCCGGTTGCCGCTGGCCGAGCAGCTGCCGTATCTGCGGGCGCGGGTGTACGGGTTGGGCTCGGCACCTGAGCGGCGCTTTGCGGCGCTGCTGCCCCCCTTGCCCTTGCCGCCCGTGCTGGCCGAAACTCCGGCCGGGTTGCTGGAAGCCGACATTGCCGCCCTGCGCCCGGGCCGCTGCCTGGTGCGCCACGGCCGCTGGGAAGTGTATTTGGGCAAGAAGGCGGAGCTGCCCCATGTGCTGCGCGAAATAGGCCGGCTACGCGAGCTGACCTTTCGGCGGGAAGGCGAGGGCACCCAGCAGCCCACCGACCTGGACCACTACGATGACTATTACCGCCACCTTTTTCTCTACGACCGTGAAAATCGGCAGCTGGTGGGGGCCTACCGCCTGGGTTTGGGCCGGGCTATCCTGCGGCAGCACGGCCGGCGCGGCTTCTACCTGCACTCGTTGTTTCGGCTGAAGAAAGAGCTGATTCCAGTGCTGCGGCAGTCGCTGGAGCTGGGGCGCTCGTTTGTGCGCGCCGAGTATCAGCGCCAGCCCCTGCCCTTGGCGCTGCTCTGGAAAGGCATTGCCGAATACCTTGCCAACCATCCCGAATATCAGTACCTGCTGGGCCCGGTTAGCATCAGCAACCGGTTTTCGATGGTTTCCAAGGCGGTGATGGTGGAATATCTGCAGCGGCACTGTTTCGATACCCAGCTGGCAGCGCACGTGCGGCCCCGGAAGGAGTTTCGCTACCGGCCCCTCGACGACGCCTCCGGCCCCACGCGGCTCCAGGCCGGCCTCAACGATCTGCAGCAGCTGCAGCAGCTGGTGTGTGGACTTGAGCCTGGCGGCAGCGGCGTGCCGGTGCTGCTACGGCAATATTTGAAGCAGAATGCCCGCTTGCTCGGCTTCAACATCGACCCCCGTTTCAGCAACACGCTTGATGGGCTGCTGCTGCTTGATGCGCGGGAGCTACCTGCCCGTACCCACCGGCTCCTTGGCCGCTACTAG
- a CDS encoding DNA/RNA non-specific endonuclease: MKRTGIRLLTWGALLTLAAACSKEELVSPQAPTAVQASADATATRDSHLALGNPSGAVTDAAQYTNYLLVKPQFVMSYHRDRAVPNWVSWHLSSAWLGSTPRQDNFAADNSLPSTWFKATTSSYTGSGFDRGHNCPSADRTGSVADNSATFLMTNMMPQAANNNQRTWAGLENYCRTLVNAGNELYIICGSYGRGGTGVNGYATTIASGKITVPNRCWKVIVVMPNGTSDASRVTTATRIIAIDTPNDQTVATTWGTYRTSVDAIEQATGYNLLSAVSSTVQATIESRIDNGPTN, from the coding sequence ATGAAGCGTACTGGTATTCGTTTGCTCACCTGGGGCGCCCTGCTGACACTGGCTGCCGCTTGCTCGAAAGAAGAGTTGGTTTCACCGCAGGCGCCCACCGCCGTGCAGGCTTCGGCCGATGCCACAGCCACGCGTGACAGCCATCTGGCCCTGGGCAACCCCAGCGGCGCCGTTACGGATGCCGCCCAGTACACCAACTACCTGCTTGTGAAGCCTCAGTTTGTGATGTCGTATCACCGCGACCGGGCGGTGCCGAACTGGGTGAGCTGGCACCTGAGCAGCGCCTGGCTGGGCAGCACTCCCCGCCAGGATAATTTCGCGGCCGATAACAGCCTGCCCAGCACCTGGTTTAAGGCCACTACCAGCAGCTACACCGGCTCGGGCTTCGACCGGGGCCACAACTGCCCCAGCGCCGACCGCACCGGCTCGGTAGCCGATAACTCGGCCACGTTCTTGATGACCAACATGATGCCCCAGGCGGCCAACAACAACCAGCGCACCTGGGCCGGCCTCGAAAACTACTGCCGTACACTGGTGAATGCCGGCAATGAGCTCTACATCATCTGCGGCAGCTACGGCAGAGGCGGCACCGGCGTCAATGGCTACGCCACCACCATCGCCAGCGGCAAAATCACGGTGCCTAACCGCTGCTGGAAAGTGATAGTAGTGATGCCCAACGGCACGTCCGATGCCAGCCGCGTAACCACCGCCACCCGCATTATTGCCATCGACACGCCCAACGACCAGACGGTGGCCACCACCTGGGGTACGTATCGTACTTCCGTAGATGCCATCGAGCAGGCCACCGGCTACAACTTGCTGTCGGCGGTGAGCAGCACGGTGCAGGCCACCATCGAATCCCGCATCGACAACGGCCCGACCAACTAA
- a CDS encoding T9SS type A sorting domain-containing protein: MDANIVETAKGVVSRFPNPAAGTAYSTQVVDNGVTVCVNSNVANADRAADTDLTNFATFNTVLGVSCPNTLRVKLEAAVPRGFYAGFVVGRQGLADLQALGSLQIRTFLNGEPRETVSGLGLLQVTALPGDKYQVSFPTNRAFDEVQLTRSSLLGLLDNLNVYYGFGIEPSAFRDQDPIRSDFASGVGKFQGSRNGVALVTLNDTTIIVNGERAADADLNNFAVIRTGLLGVLSRTSLRVDLNGAGQAGNAAGAVIRQGTGLLNTQLLNAITLRTYNAAGQLLETASGSTLLNQSLLTNGQVEVYFNTTQDFAKVEVEVSSTAAVLARTLVYQVFAEDKLSGFPATITPTGPLPVELVAFTAQAAGPAVQVAWRTASERNNQYFEVERALNPASGFTPIGRVAGSGTSNGRSYSFRDETAAATQAATLYYRLRQVDTDGTPEYSPVVAVSWKSTTQTAISLYPNPAAQSSTVRVSLTNSSEAAAVAVLKIYDMRGVLLRQLPADKLTLQGENLPAGLYHVVLTSAQGQTIGSQRLVVTGP, translated from the coding sequence GTGGATGCCAACATTGTAGAAACAGCCAAAGGCGTGGTTTCGCGCTTCCCAAACCCTGCTGCCGGCACCGCCTACAGCACGCAGGTAGTCGACAACGGCGTGACGGTGTGCGTCAACTCCAACGTGGCCAACGCGGACCGGGCTGCCGATACCGACCTAACCAATTTTGCGACCTTCAATACCGTGTTGGGCGTTAGCTGCCCCAACACCTTGCGCGTGAAGCTGGAGGCCGCCGTGCCGCGTGGCTTCTACGCCGGGTTTGTGGTGGGCCGGCAAGGGCTGGCTGATCTTCAGGCGCTGGGAAGTCTGCAAATCAGAACGTTCCTGAATGGAGAGCCGCGCGAAACCGTTTCGGGACTGGGCCTGCTCCAGGTGACAGCTTTGCCGGGGGATAAATATCAGGTGAGCTTCCCGACCAACCGGGCGTTCGACGAGGTGCAGCTCACCCGTAGCAGCCTGTTGGGGTTGCTCGACAACCTGAATGTGTACTACGGTTTCGGAATTGAGCCTTCGGCCTTCCGCGACCAAGACCCCATCCGGTCGGACTTTGCCAGCGGCGTCGGAAAGTTTCAGGGCAGCCGGAACGGAGTAGCGCTGGTAACCCTCAACGACACGACAATCATCGTGAACGGAGAGCGGGCCGCTGACGCCGACCTGAACAACTTCGCCGTTATCCGCACGGGTTTGTTAGGGGTACTTTCGCGCACTTCGTTGCGCGTGGACCTCAATGGGGCAGGGCAGGCCGGCAATGCGGCCGGCGCAGTTATCCGGCAGGGTACGGGGCTGCTCAATACCCAGCTGCTCAACGCCATTACCCTGCGCACCTATAATGCCGCAGGTCAGCTGCTCGAAACGGCAAGTGGTAGCACGCTGCTCAATCAGTCGTTGCTGACGAATGGCCAGGTAGAAGTGTATTTCAATACCACCCAGGACTTTGCCAAAGTGGAAGTAGAGGTAAGCTCTACGGCGGCCGTGCTGGCGCGTACTTTGGTGTACCAGGTGTTTGCCGAAGACAAGCTGTCGGGCTTCCCGGCCACCATTACGCCCACGGGCCCACTGCCCGTAGAGCTGGTGGCCTTCACGGCGCAGGCGGCCGGCCCGGCTGTGCAGGTAGCGTGGCGTACGGCCTCGGAGCGCAACAACCAGTATTTTGAGGTAGAGCGGGCCCTGAATCCGGCCAGTGGGTTTACGCCAATCGGGCGGGTGGCCGGCAGCGGCACCAGCAACGGCCGCAGCTACAGCTTCCGCGACGAAACGGCCGCTGCCACCCAGGCGGCCACCCTCTACTACCGCCTGCGCCAGGTAGATACGGATGGCACCCCGGAGTATTCGCCAGTGGTGGCCGTGTCCTGGAAAAGCACCACGCAAACCGCCATTTCTCTGTATCCTAACCCCGCTGCGCAATCCAGCACGGTGCGGGTGAGCCTGACTAACAGCAGCGAAGCGGCGGCCGTGGCCGTGCTCAAGATATACGACATGCGGGGTGTGCTACTGCGCCAGCTGCCAGCCGACAAGCTCACGCTGCAGGGCGAAAACCTGCCGGCAGGGCTCTACCACGTAGTCCTGACCAGTGCCCAAGGCCAGACGATCGGTAGCCAGCGCCTTGTAGTGACGGGCCCTTAG
- a CDS encoding sigma-54-dependent transcriptional regulator, producing MSASSPIHIFIVEDNAWYGELLEYKLGQNPDYQIQRFITAQACLDHLGEKPDLITLDYNLPDGKGDEVLRQIKERLPEVAVIIISGQEDVRTAIGLLRQGAYDYLVKDEETADRLWNSVGNVRKQIQLRRENERLREQIGLKYDPTRAILGNSAQMRQLNTLIEKAARTNITVSVSGETGTGKELVAKAIHYLSPRHEHAFVAVNLAAIPRDLLESELFGHEKGAFTGAVSRRIGRFEEANRGTLFLDEIAEMPLELQAKLLRVLQEREVSRVGGGAPIPFDARLMVATHRDLAAEVQQGNFREDLYYRLLGLPIVLPPLRERGQDVLLLADSFLEEFCQQNKMASCRLSDEARNLLLRYSFPGNVRELKAVVELAAVLAENDLIQPQDLSLRAQSGASSGLISANESLRTQVATIVQRYLDAHQGNILQVAAKLQIGKSTIYRMAQNNEVRLR from the coding sequence ATGTCTGCCTCCTCCCCCATCCATATTTTCATTGTCGAAGACAATGCCTGGTACGGCGAACTGCTCGAGTATAAACTGGGCCAGAACCCCGATTATCAGATCCAGCGCTTCATTACGGCCCAGGCCTGCCTCGACCACCTGGGCGAAAAGCCGGACCTGATTACGCTCGACTACAACCTGCCCGACGGGAAAGGCGACGAAGTATTGCGCCAGATCAAAGAGCGTTTGCCCGAGGTAGCCGTCATCATCATTTCGGGCCAGGAAGATGTGCGCACAGCCATCGGCCTGCTCCGCCAGGGGGCCTACGACTACCTGGTGAAAGACGAGGAAACTGCCGACCGGCTGTGGAATTCCGTCGGCAACGTGCGCAAACAGATTCAACTGCGCCGCGAAAACGAGCGGCTGCGGGAACAGATTGGTCTCAAATACGATCCTACCCGTGCCATTTTGGGAAATAGCGCCCAAATGCGCCAGCTCAACACGTTGATTGAAAAAGCCGCCCGCACCAACATTACCGTTTCGGTGAGTGGTGAAACCGGCACCGGCAAGGAGCTGGTGGCCAAAGCCATTCACTACCTGTCGCCGCGGCACGAGCACGCCTTTGTGGCCGTGAACCTGGCCGCCATTCCGCGCGACTTGCTGGAAAGCGAATTGTTCGGGCACGAGAAGGGCGCTTTCACCGGGGCCGTCAGCCGCCGTATCGGGCGCTTTGAGGAAGCCAACCGGGGCACGCTGTTTCTGGATGAAATAGCCGAGATGCCGCTGGAGCTGCAGGCCAAGCTGCTGCGGGTGCTGCAGGAGCGCGAAGTATCCCGCGTGGGCGGAGGCGCCCCCATTCCGTTTGATGCCCGCCTGATGGTGGCCACCCACCGCGACTTGGCCGCCGAGGTGCAGCAGGGCAACTTCCGCGAAGACCTGTACTACCGCCTGTTGGGGCTGCCCATTGTGCTGCCGCCCCTGCGCGAGCGAGGCCAGGACGTGCTGCTGCTGGCCGACTCCTTCCTGGAAGAGTTCTGCCAGCAAAACAAGATGGCCTCCTGCCGGCTCTCAGACGAGGCCCGCAACCTGCTGCTGCGCTACTCTTTCCCGGGCAACGTGCGCGAGCTGAAGGCCGTAGTAGAGCTAGCCGCCGTACTGGCCGAAAACGACCTGATTCAGCCTCAGGATCTGTCGTTGCGGGCACAGAGCGGGGCCAGTAGCGGCCTCATTTCCGCCAACGAATCGTTGCGGACGCAGGTGGCCACCATTGTACAGCGCTACCTGGATGCCCACCAGGGGAATATTCTGCAGGTAGCAGCCAAGCTGCAAATCGGGAAGTCCACTATTTATCGTATGGCTCAAAACAACGAGGTGCGGTTGCGATAG